The Hyphomicrobiales bacterium DNA window ACGGTCTTTTCGTCAACGGTTCCTATGGGCAGGGCCCGGCGATGGACGCGCGGGAGCGCCGCCGCGTCGCCGAACTGGTGATCGAGCAGAACCAGAAGCGGCTGCCGGTGATCGTCCATGTCGGCACCGCCGATCCCTACTCGACCATCGCGTTGGGCCGCCACGCCCTGGAGAAGGGCGCGGACGGCGTCGGCGTCGTCGGCCCCTACTACTATGCCGACCACACGCCCGAAGAAATCCAGCTCTATTTCCAGATGGTGGCCGGCGAGCTGAAGGCCCCCATGCTCCTCTACGACAACGCAAACTACCAGGGCTATGCGATCGGACCGGCGGCCTTGGCGAAGCTAGCTAAGGACTGCCCCAACATCGTCGCCGGCAAGCTGGCCAAGGGGACCATCAACGAGGTCATCCGCTATCGCAACGTGATGGGCCCGGACTTCACCATCTTCGCCCCCTCGGAGTGCCTGTTCCCGGGCCTTCTGATGGGACAGTCGGGCACCATCAGCCCGCCGCTCGCCGCCATCCCACAGCTCGGCGTGGAGCTGATCGCCGCAATCAGGCGGGGCGACCACGATCGGGCGATCGAACTGCAACGCGCCTCCAACGAATTCAACGCCGTGAGCTTCGAGGGCTGGAAGCGCTACGGGCGGGGCTTTTTCATCATTCCGCTGCGCGACGCCGGCTTCGATGTCAAGATGTACCCCCGCTGGCCTACGCCCCCGGTTTCGGACGAGATGCGCGATCGCGTCCTGGCGGTTCTGCACCGGGCGCGGCGGCTCGTCGAGGCGCCGGCCAGGCCGATGGCGGTCGCCGGGGAGTAGCTGCGTCCGCCTTCTCCGGCAGTCCGCGGCAGCGCAGGACGAGCATCGAGAAGGGGTACGTTTTCCCATGCGACGCGTCGCATTTCGTGTTCGAATGAACGTCACGCCTGAATGGCGCGACGCAAGGTGGCTGTTCGACACCAGACAAAAAACTGGAGGAAACAAATGGCCGGACAATTGAAGTTTGGAGCCCGTTGGCTCGCCCGCGCGATCGTGGCGATGGGCTTGGCGCTGGGAATTTTCGCGCAGGAGGGGGCGGCCGCGCAGAGCAAGCCCGTCATCATCGGCACGCTCGGGACCGGCTCGATCAACTATGCCGGCGCGGTGGCGCTCGCCGACATCCTGAACAAATATACCGACCTCAAGGCCTCGGCCTTGCCGCAGTCGGGCATGCCCGCCCTGCTCTCGCTTCTCAAGGAGGGCGCGATCCATGTGGGGACCGTGTCGGCGCCGGTGGCGCAGATGGCGAACACAGGCACCCGGCTGCAGGAGGGACGGCAGCAGGATCTGCGGCTGCTGCATCCGCTCTATTCGGTCGAGCAGGCGCTGCTGGTCGCCGCCGACACCGAAATCCGCGCCGGAGCGGACCTCGCGGGCAAGAAGGTCTCCGGCCGCTACACCGGCGATCCGGGAACCGAGTTGGGGATTCTGGGGCACCTTGCCAATCGCGGTCTGAGCTATGAGGATGTGGTCGTCGTTCCGGTTCCGAACTATCCGGAGAGCGTGAAGTCGGTGATCGAACGCCGCGCCGACGTGGTGGCCTCGGGGCTGACCTCGCCGCTCATCCAGCAGCTTCACGCGGCCCGCGGCTTCCGCGTCATTCCGGCCGACACCTCGCCCGAGGCGGTTGCCCGCACCCGCGAGGCGGCGCCCGGCTTCAGCGTTGCGAAAATCACCAAGTCGGACGATCCGTCGCTCAAATGGCTGGCCGACGACCCGGAAGTGCCAGAGGAACTTACCCTCCTGCAGTACTGGTTCTACTTCGTCGTCACGCCCGACCTCGACGAGGAGATCGCCTATAAGATCAACAAGGCGGTCTGGGAGCATCACAAGGAGCTGGCGCCGGTGCAGATCAAGTTCGGCCGCGACTGGACCCCGGAGAAGATGACGCCCGCGGATGCGACCGTCCCCTACCATCCGGGCGCCGTTCGCTTCTTCAAGGAAGTCGGCGCGTGGACCGATGAGTTGGAGAAGAACCAGCAGGAACTGCTCCGCTAGGACCCGGTAGAAAAAGGCAGGGGACCTGGCGGTGGAGAACGCGCAGGGCGAAGGCGAGCAGCGGTTTCGTCAACTGAAAGGCCTGCCTGGAGCGCTGGCGGGGCTGCTGCTCATCCTGCTCGCCGCGATCGGGATCGGCTATACGCTGCAACTGCACCTCTATTTGGACTTCCTGGTCCTCGAGGTGCAGTATCTCGGCGCGCTGCTGGCCCTCGCCCTCGCTTCGATCTTCCTGCTCGTGCCGCACCGTCCCGGGGCCTCCCGCGAACGGGTCCCGTGGTTCGACTACGGCCTTGCCGTACTCGGGCTGGTCGTCGGCGGCTATGTGGCGTGGCACTATCCCGTCATCCTGATGCGTCCGGGGATGACACCCCTCAATGTCGGTCTCGGAGTTATCGCCGTCGGGCTTCTGTTCGAGGCGGCGCGGCGCAGCCTCGGCTGGGCGCTGGTGCTGTTCGCGCTTGCCAGCATGGCGCTGGCCTTTTGGGGGCACCTGATCGGCATCAGCGTCATCGAGTTCTCGTGGCAGCGCTGGTTCTACTTCTTCTATCTCGACGAGAACGGCATCTTCGGCAACATACTGGGGCTGCTGGCGACCGTGGTCTTCGCCTTCGTGGTCTTCGGCCAGGTGCTGACCTATGCCGGCGGCAGCGACGCCATCATCGACCTGACCAAGGCCCTGGTCGGGCGCTACACCGGCGGTCCGGCCAAGGCGGCCGTCCTGGCCAGCGGGATGATGGGCAGCATCACCGGCTCCATAGCGGTCAACGCGGTAACGACGGGGACCATCACCATTCCGCTGATGAAGCGGAACGGCTATCCGCCGGCCTTCGCCGCCGGCGTCGAGTGCGCGGCGTCCACGGGCGGCCCGCTGCTGCCGCCGGTGATGGGCATCACCGCCTTCCTCATGGCCGAGTTCCTCGGAATTCCCTATTTCGAGGTGGCGCTGGCGGCGTCGCTGCCGGCGTTGCTCTATTTCATCATCATCTACGTCCAGGTGCACTGCGAGGCGGTGCGGTCGGGACTGAGGGGGTTGCCGGCCTCGGAACTGCCGCCGCGCGGAAAATCGGCGCTGGCGGCTCTGCCCTTCATGGTTCCCCTTTCGGTCATCATCTTCTTCCTCTTCGTCCTGCGTTATTCGGCGGAGCGGGCGGCGCTCTATGGTGCCGCGGCGGCGATCCTGGTCGGCTTGTTGTTCGCCGCCGCCCGGCGGCGCTTTGCCAGGGTCGACCGACTGCTCATGGACATCGCGCGCAGCTTCCTCGTCCTCGCCGTGACGGGCAGCCTTGCCGGGGTCATCGTGTCGTCTCTCGTCCTGTCGGGCATCGGGCCGACCTTCGTGTCGGGAATCCGGGATTTGGCGGGCGACAGCCTGATCCTGATGCTCATCCTCGCCGCCATCGTCAATCTCATCCTGGGCCTCGGGCTGCCGGCGATCGTGACCTATATCGTGCTCGCCGTCCTGGTGGCGCCGACCATGATCCAGTTCGGCGTGCCGCCTCTCGCGGCCCATCTGTTCACCCTCTATTTCGCGGTGGCCGCCGAGCTCACGCCGCCGGCCGGTGCGCCGATCTTCATCACCATGTCGATTGCCCAGGCGAGCTTCATGCGAACGGCGATGGAGGGGCTGAGACTGGCCGCTGGCGTCTTCCTGCTGCCCTTCGTCTTCGTCTATCACCCCGGCCTTCTGCTGCTGGGGTCGGGCTTGCAGATCGCCCTGGATTTCCTGGTCGCATTGGCCGGGCTGGTGGCGGTCTCATTCGGCCTGCGTGGCGTCATCACGCGGCGCATCGGCTACGTCGCCCGTGCCGTGCTGCTGCTTGTCGGCGGCGCTCTGCTGTTCCCCGATTGGCAGGTCAAGCTGGCCGGCGCGTTCGTTCTGGTGACCGCCTGCGGCCTCATCTATTGGCAGCAGTTCTCATCGCTCCGGCGCCGCCTCGACGAAGGACGCTGACGGCACCGAACCGTCAGATGCGCCTGAGCGGTATGGTCCAGGCCAGGAAGGTCGCCAGCGCCGGAAAGCTGGCGATGGTGAGGAACGCGGCGCGGAAGGCGGCGCCGATATCCGCCTCGACGGCCGTTCTTTCCGCCGCCGGCAAGGTCTGAAGCAGCTCCGGGCCGCGCCGCAGGATCTCGCCGAACAGCTCGGCCGTCTGTGTGCTCTCCACGGCGAGGGCGGCAAACAGGACGACGCCCACGGCGGCGGTGCCGAACGCCGCGCCGAGCGAGCGGGAGAACTGCACGGAAGCCGCCGCCGTTCCCAGCATCTTCAACCCCGCCGAGGACTGCACGGTGACCTGCACGACGGCCATCACCGTCCCCATGAACAGCGTGGCGAGCCCCACCGCCGCGGAAAACCACACCGCGCTCGACCGCGTCTACAGGCTCGCCATAAGCCTGCCCGAGGCGCCGCTGGTGCGCTTCCGTGCCAGGACCGCGAGCCTGCCCAAGACTACCGAGGCCGAACGTCTGGTGGTCCAGCGCATCGGCCAGGATATCTTCCGTGACGCCCTGATG harbors:
- a CDS encoding TAXI family TRAP transporter solute-binding subunit; protein product: MAGQLKFGARWLARAIVAMGLALGIFAQEGAAAQSKPVIIGTLGTGSINYAGAVALADILNKYTDLKASALPQSGMPALLSLLKEGAIHVGTVSAPVAQMANTGTRLQEGRQQDLRLLHPLYSVEQALLVAADTEIRAGADLAGKKVSGRYTGDPGTELGILGHLANRGLSYEDVVVVPVPNYPESVKSVIERRADVVASGLTSPLIQQLHAARGFRVIPADTSPEAVARTREAAPGFSVAKITKSDDPSLKWLADDPEVPEELTLLQYWFYFVVTPDLDEEIAYKINKAVWEHHKELAPVQIKFGRDWTPEKMTPADATVPYHPGAVRFFKEVGAWTDELEKNQQELLR
- a CDS encoding TRAP transporter fused permease subunit — encoded protein: MENAQGEGEQRFRQLKGLPGALAGLLLILLAAIGIGYTLQLHLYLDFLVLEVQYLGALLALALASIFLLVPHRPGASRERVPWFDYGLAVLGLVVGGYVAWHYPVILMRPGMTPLNVGLGVIAVGLLFEAARRSLGWALVLFALASMALAFWGHLIGISVIEFSWQRWFYFFYLDENGIFGNILGLLATVVFAFVVFGQVLTYAGGSDAIIDLTKALVGRYTGGPAKAAVLASGMMGSITGSIAVNAVTTGTITIPLMKRNGYPPAFAAGVECAASTGGPLLPPVMGITAFLMAEFLGIPYFEVALAASLPALLYFIIIYVQVHCEAVRSGLRGLPASELPPRGKSALAALPFMVPLSVIIFFLFVLRYSAERAALYGAAAAILVGLLFAAARRRFARVDRLLMDIARSFLVLAVTGSLAGVIVSSLVLSGIGPTFVSGIRDLAGDSLILMLILAAIVNLILGLGLPAIVTYIVLAVLVAPTMIQFGVPPLAAHLFTLYFAVAAELTPPAGAPIFITMSIAQASFMRTAMEGLRLAAGVFLLPFVFVYHPGLLLLGSGLQIALDFLVALAGLVAVSFGLRGVITRRIGYVARAVLLLVGGALLFPDWQVKLAGAFVLVTACGLIYWQQFSSLRRRLDEGR
- a CDS encoding dihydrodipicolinate synthase family protein codes for the protein MNATFGGMMLPLPTVFDHDGSIDEPLMRDFVDFYIDAGVDGLFVNGSYGQGPAMDARERRRVAELVIEQNQKRLPVIVHVGTADPYSTIALGRHALEKGADGVGVVGPYYYADHTPEEIQLYFQMVAGELKAPMLLYDNANYQGYAIGPAALAKLAKDCPNIVAGKLAKGTINEVIRYRNVMGPDFTIFAPSECLFPGLLMGQSGTISPPLAAIPQLGVELIAAIRRGDHDRAIELQRASNEFNAVSFEGWKRYGRGFFIIPLRDAGFDVKMYPRWPTPPVSDEMRDRVLAVLHRARRLVEAPARPMAVAGE